In one Pogona vitticeps strain Pit_001003342236 chromosome 14, PviZW2.1, whole genome shotgun sequence genomic region, the following are encoded:
- the LOC140702628 gene encoding uncharacterized protein LOC140702628, protein MAGRRIARVFQRLRRCLCSCCRGTPEKEQPPAPPARVKEQRKAGHSQPGPKLEDLKISSDSLAVQPPLTPRSSLGSTLISAENLLQVPHPRRLEEDAFSWDSHDASLLEPRGLLSNWTLVMKTSAERVKEQQKAGQSQPEPSLRDSKDSSDSLAVQPSLSRQSSLGSLLASAESTVSEDSLLEEEEEEEEEEETTLEPLPVALGPQDAEEKSQNVAPVEEATVESLVGKEDIPRHLQAKDTHLTAPSPWDSLAVQPPLSRRDSLEILLDSAENLLEVPHHRAPRRLEEDSFSSLSSENGISSEEDFVMETLDQLLQETQDIVEDPDN, encoded by the exons CGTCTGAGGAGGTGCCTCTGCTCCTGCTGCCGAGGGACCCCTGAAAAGGAGCAGCCCCCTGCCCCACCTGCGAG GGTCAAGGAACAGCGAAAGGCAGGCCACTCCCAGCCAGGGCCCAAACTTGAGGATTTGAAGATTTCCTCG GATTCCTTGGCAGTCCAACCTCCCCTGACCCCACGGAGCAGCTTGGGTTCCACGTTGATATCAGCGGAAAA TCTCCTGCAGGTCCCTCACCCAAGGAGGCTGGAGGAGGATGCCTTCAGTTGG GATTCCCATGACGCCAGCCTTCTTGAGCCTCGGGGCTTGCTGAGCAACTGGACCCTGGTGATGAAAACCAGTGCAGAAAG GGTCAAGGAGCAGCAGAAGGCTGGCCAGTCTCAGCCGGAGCCCAGTCTCCGCGATTCGAAGGACTCTTCC GATTCCTTGGCCGTCCAACCTTCCCTGAGCCGGCAGAGCAGTTTGGGATCCCTGTTGGCCTCAGCAGAAAG CACAGTCAGCGAAGACAGtctcctggaggaggaggaggaggaggaggaggaagaagagactaCGTTAGAGCCTCTCCCCGTCGCCTTG GGTCCCCAGGATGCGGAGGAGAAGAGCCAGAACGTGGCTCCAGTGGAAGAAGCCACTGTGGAAAG CCTGGTCGGGAAGGAGGACATTCCCCGTCATCTGCAGGCGAAGGACACCCATTTGACGGCTCCCTCCCCCTGG GATTCCTTGGCAGTCCAACCTCCCCTGAGCCGGCGGGACAGCTTGGAAATCCTGTTGGACTCAGCGGAAAA TCTCCTGGAGGTCCCTCACCATCGCGCCCCTAGGAGGCTGGAGGAGGATTCCTTCAGTTCG TTGTCCTCGGAGAACGGCATCAGCAGTGAGGAGGACTTCGTGATGGAGACGTTAGATCAACTGCTCCAG GAGACACAGGACATCGTCGAGGATCCAGACAATTGA